In Pecten maximus chromosome 10, xPecMax1.1, whole genome shotgun sequence, one genomic interval encodes:
- the LOC117335458 gene encoding LOW QUALITY PROTEIN: collagen alpha-2(I) chain-like (The sequence of the model RefSeq protein was modified relative to this genomic sequence to represent the inferred CDS: deleted 1 base in 1 codon) — MYEMITETDKMNSDLNGTNMKTENMDIKEEVKEEPKNQPASEPNNHPNNHSGPPSNKLTNGETDNNNQLQDTHTKKGSDLAAVKEETNGEASDGHSKPLPPTKGQSQQSAPSKTSQPPTNPQMPQKHPTASQPVNSNVPSMPPQSQHSAQPMGTGENPFIQHQSQIFVFSTQLANEGAEHVMSGQYKDLLSFHMDYPATKKFLQKHSLKISPFSRSGMLPQMGPRHRSMAPMRPYGNMMRPGPPHPTGSVQQWVDQQNAHLQEQGYNFVPGMNPRAGNFPPSGNPGNPGMMGPWPQGGGPPQSSSPMNYPMMPDGMPFDPEMMAMMGNPHLTNPNLLQQKVPNENLTPEQLKRREEHLTSLRKIQMMLFPEQQRQQQFGGQMPNSGPGGEMMPEEMHQQMMQQQQSMMSSPHGPMMTSQEQMMMGSQNNGGMTSSQQQFMMSQGGPGQFGGQGPGPGSGPGGSGPGSGPGGPGPPGHPGYGPHNMQNMTPAQREWLRLQQEYYMEKRRHQQQQIAQRMGGQPPNMEMPGASPGAPPSYYSTMAQKRGGSGGMSTSPNTNGPIGSPPIMPPHGMDMPEHMGLFPPSAAQRRSSLSSMEQQSQMGMMSPILSPSMPPGAGMNFDKAMMSHGPGGPGCPVGPGGPAGVEGGGGAPPHMHPGQPGGGPIQNKKNMQGVPRAGHPEQFMQRAGNPEHFVQRAGHPEQFMQRAGNPEQFVQRAGNPEQFHPEMAARSPSRTLSGSSKPPPSYAQAQKRKRDDMEELYKNLQPTPSPQQINYLNQFEGQELTITKHLNAAYREPNNPSDQSHPNAPFPSNQVAHSPMHGPSSNKGPMSNSSQNSSGGPLSSPGPVNGPGPSPMSGANMRLSHFDPPSNNNSVSSAPATPTSKASSMSNITSASLANLAKGVEHLSNQMQQNMMQGGPFHSIQMQGQQVGCSASSQSTSNQPSVSTSTEMSSQTQTTPSVNNTYVNATMSIQQLNIQSVGPHSGPNYNPNMQVQQMNMEQQQMQGMPGPPNGPGPNSSGMQSGMPSGNPGGMPGGNPGGMPGGNPGGMPGGNPGGIPGGNPGGMPGGNPGGMPGGNPGGMPGGNPGGMPGGNPGGMPGGNPGGMPGGNPGNMPGGNPGNMPGGNPGNMPSGNPGNMPSGNLGGMPSGNPSNMPSGNPGNMPGGPQGPGMASAASVSMSQTQSMMTGNSSHSGMGKAPQPFPGGPASSQMSSGPASVHSGPANGPGAPLHSGTGGRPHRAGSGGPNTGAPMMQQQQPSQQQSHPGARPTSPSFTNAPCSMGNANVQIQAKAPNTIQYLPAHPPSTQQSMQSQKRPDLEFMQRFAAPMSNMDNKVPTSKMQYFPQPPGIAGERHSHSPFGNHGGPMGPGGMPQGMMPMRGGSRGEFPPNMSGGQMGPMSGMGSPDPMGGPMNNSMGPMGNSNVLPGNMPSEPQMMPGGMGMGGEGMMPMDGMPHSMGMPHPNSPPFMENRESMMSNSMMQGPSHMSQRGHGPMIGMGPGSGDMMPGAPGSRMPEMGNYGPNMSRQQNPGGMRMPGPGNPNMPSHHGLGPGPGMSGGMDPRAGPCNPAYSAQYQQFQQQLYSQGRSRQMSPMGGMMPGGPGQQYMNM; from the exons CAGTGAAAGAGGAGACTAATGGTGAAGCTAGTGACGGACATTCCAAGCCACTCCCACCCACGAAGGGCCAGTCTCAGCAGTCAGCCCCTTCTAAAACCTCTCAACCCCCAACAAACCCCCAGATGCCCCAGAAGCATCCCACAGCCTCTCAGCCTGTGAACTCGAATGTGCCATCAATGCCCCCTCAGTCCCAACATTCTGCTCAGCCAATGGGGACGGGAGAGAACCCCTTCATACAGCACCAGAGTCAAATCTTCGTGTTCTCTACACAGCTAGCCAATGAAGGTGCTGAACATGTCATGTCAGGACAGTACAAGGACCTGCTGTCCTTCCATATGGACTACCCCGCCACCAAAAAGTTTCTGCAG AAACATTCATTGAAGATCTCTCCCTTCAGCCGGTCTGGCATGCTGCCTCAGATGGGCCCTAGACATCGAAGTATGGCCCCAATGCGGCCGTATGGTAACATGATGCGCCCGGGACCACCACACCCAACTGGCAGTGTCCAGCAGTGGGTGGACCAACAGAACGCCCACCTACAGGAACAAGGCTATAACTTTGTACCAGGAATGAATCCAAGGGCAGGCAACTTTCCACCATCTGGAAATCCTGGAAATCCAGGAATGATGGGGCCTTGGCCACAGGGTGGTGGGCCTCCTCAGTCCTCATCTCCAATGAACTATCCCATGATGCCTGATGGCATGCCCTTTGACCCAGAAATGATGGCTATGATGGGAAATCCACACCTTACCAATCCTAATCTGTTGCAGCAGAAGGTACCAAATGAGAACTTAACTCCTGAACAACTGAAACGAAGAGAGGAACATTTAACAAGTTTACGGAAAATACAGATGATGTTATTCCCTGAACAGCAAAGACAGCAACAGTTTGGGGGACAAATGCCAAATTCAGGTCCTGGAGGTGAAATGATGCCAGAAGAAATGCATCAACAAATGATGCAACAACAGCAGAGTATGATGTCATCACCCCACGGTCCAATGATGACGTCTCAGGAACAGATGATGATGGGGTCACAAAACAATGGTGGCATGACCAGCTCACAACAACAGTTTATGATGTCCCAGGGTGGGCCAGGTCAGTTTGGTGGTCAGGGCCCTGGTCCAGGCTCTGGCCCCGGGGGATCAGGTCCAGGTTCAGGTCCTGGAGGACCTGGGCCCCCTGGGCACCCAGGTTATGGTCCACACAATATGCAGAACATGACACCAGCTCAGCGTGAATGGCTACGACTGCAACAAGAATATTACATGGAAAAGCGACGACACCAACAGCAACAAATTGCTCAAAGAATGGGGGGTCAACCTCCCAATATGGAGATGCCAGGGGCCAGCCCAGGCGCACCACCCTCCTATTACAGCACTATGGCTCAAAAGAGAGGAGGAAGTGGTGGAATGTCTACCTCACCAAATACAAACGGCCCTATAGGATCACCGCCAATAATGCCCCCTCATGGTATGGATATGCCCGAACACATGGGCTTGTTCCCGCCATCTGCTGCTCAACGAAGATCATCTCTCTCCTCCATGGAACAACAGTCACAGATGGGTATGATGAGCCCTATATTGAGTCCGAGTATGCCCCCTGGGGCAGGTATGAACTTTGATAAGGCCATGATGTCGCATGGCCCCGGTGGACCTGGTTGCCCTGTAGGCCCTGGAGGCCCAGCAGGTGTGGAAGGCGGTGGTGGGGCGCCGCCTCACATGCACCCAGGTCAACCTGGAGGAGGACCAattcaaaacaagaaaaatatgCAGGGTGTACCAAGGGCAGGCCACCCTGAACAGTTCATGCAACGTGCTGGAAACCCAGAACATTTTGTGCAAAGGGCTGGACATCCAGAACAATTCATGCAACGTGCTGGAAACCCTGAACAATTTGTGCAAAGGGCTGGCAACCCTGAACAGTTTCATCCAGAAATGGCGGCTCGTTCTCCTTCACGAACTTTAAGTGGCTCAAGTAAACCACCCCCTAGCTATGCACAAGCGCAGAAAAGGAAACGTGACGACATGGAAGAGTTGTATAAAAATCTTCAACCAACACCTTCTCCTCAACAAATTAATTACCTCAATCAGTTTGAAGGACAAGAATTGACTATAACTAAACATCTTAATGCAGCATATCGTGAACCTAATAATCCCTCTGACCAGTCCCATCCCAACGCCCCATTTCCCTCAAATCAGGTTGCCCATTCACCCATGCATGGTCCGAGCTCCAACAAGGGGCCCATGTCCAATTCCAGCCAGAACTCAAGTGGGGGCCCACTATCCAGTCCGGGGCCTGTCAATGGTCCTGGACCCAGCCCCATGTCCGGTGCCAACATGAGACTTTCACATTTTGACCCGCCATCGAATAACAACAGTGTGTCTAGTGCGCCAGCAACACCCACATCTAAGGCATCATCCATGTCCAACATCACATCTGCTAGTCTGGCCAATCTGGCCAAGGGAGTAGAACATTTGTCAAACCAAATGCAGCAAAACATGATGCAAGGAGGACCATTTCACAGTATTCAGATGCAGGGTCAGCAGGTAGGGTGTAGTGCGTCATCACAGTCGACTAGTAATCAGCCCTCTGTGTCAACCTCAACAGAGATGAGCTCTCAGACACAGACCACACCCAGTGTCAACAACACTTATGTGAATGCCACCATGTCCATACAACAGTTAAACATTCAGAGTGTGGGACCCCATTCTGGGCCCAACTACAACCCGAACATGCAAGTGCAGCAAATGAATATGGAGCAACAACAAATGCAGGGTATGCCTGGTCCGCCCAACGGACCAGGCCCTAACTCAAGTGGTATGCAAAGTGGCATGCCCAGTGGTAATCCTGGTGGCATGCCCGGTGGTAATCCTGGTGGCATGCCCGGTGGTAACCCTGGTGGCATGCCCGGCGGTAACCCTGGTGGCATTCCTGGCGGTAACCCTGGTGGCATGCCCGGCGGTAACCCTGGTGGCATGCCCGGCGGTAACCCTGGTGGCATGCCCGGCGGTAACCCTGGTGGCATGCCCGGCGGTAACCCTGGTGGTATGCCCGGCGGTAACCCAGGTGGTATGCCCGGCGGTAACCCTGGTAACATGCCCGGTGGTAACCCTGGTAACATGCCCGGTGGTAACCCTGGTAACATGCCCAGTGGTAACCCTGGTAACATGCCCAGTGGTAACCTTGGTGGCATGCCCAGTGGTAACCCTAGTAACATGCCCAGTGGTAACCCTGGTAACATGCCTGGGGGTCCACAAGGACCTGGAATGGCATCGGCAGCTTCTGTTTCcatgtcacagacacagtcAATGATGACAGGAAACAGTTCTCACTCAGGCATGGGCAAGGCACCCCAGCCCTTCCCTGGAGGTCCCGCCTCATCTCAAATGAGTAGTGGCCCAGCTAGTGTTCATTCAGGACCTGCAAATGGCCCCGGTGCCCCACTACACAGTGGTACTGGGGGCCGTCCACATAGAGCTGGGTCAGGGGGGCCTAACACAGGAGCCCCAATGATGCAGCAACAGCAGCCATCTCAGCAACAATCACATCCTGGTGCAAGACCAACCTCGCCTAGTTTTACTAATGCACCATGTTCTATGGGGAACGCTAATGTACAAATACAAGCCAAAGCTCCTAATACCATTCAGTATCTTCCTGCTCATCCGCCATCAACACAGCAAAGTATGCAATCACAGAAACGACCAGATCTGGAGTTCATGCAGAGG TTCGCGGCTCCAATGAGCAATATGGATAATAAAGTTCCGACATCAAAAATGCAATACTTTCCACAGCCTCCAGGAATAGCTGGAGAAAGACATTCACATTCACCGTTTGGTAACCATGGGGGACCCATGGGGCCAGGAGGAATGCCACAGGGTATGATGCCAATGAGAGGAGGCAGCCGAGGGGAATTCCCTCCCAACATGAGTGGTGGACAAATGGGACCTATGAGTGGAATGGGAAGTCCAGACCCCATGGGAGGCCCAATGAATAATTCTATGGGACCCATGGGAAATAGTAATGTGTTGCCAGGAAATATGCCATCGGAGCCTCAAATGATGCCTGGTGGTATGGGCATGGGTGGTGAAGGCATGATGCCCATGGACGGAATGCCACATTCTATGGGAATGCCACACCCAAATTCTCCGCCATTCATGGAAAATCGTGAATCAATGATGAGCAATAGTATGATGCAAGGACCTTCACACATGTCCCAGCGGGGCCATGGACCTATGATAGGCATGGGACCCGGCAGTGGAGACATGATGCCAGGGGCACCAGGATCGCGAATGCCAGAAATGGGCAATTATGGACCCAATATGTCAAGACAACAAAATCCAGGTGGCATGAGAATGCCAGGCCCAGGAAATCCAAATATGCCCTCTCATCACGGACTTGGTCCGGGACCCGGGATGAGTGGGGGCATGGACCCAAGGGCAGGGCCATGTAACCCTGCCTATAGTGCACAATATCAACAGTTTCAGCAACAGTTATATTCTCAAGGTCGGTCACGTCAGATGTCACCCATGGGGGGGATGATGCCTGGGGGGCCAGGCCAACAGTATATGAACATGTGA